In a genomic window of Carassius gibelio isolate Cgi1373 ecotype wild population from Czech Republic chromosome A3, carGib1.2-hapl.c, whole genome shotgun sequence:
- the LOC127947855 gene encoding alpha-2,8-sialyltransferase 8F, which yields MHVMRTLMLCRLFPIILLCSLCSVVIWIFHFNNNVMPQPSNGIPQKRPEKPFWRIGDNVLIAKALENYSDKWKKHEANFTRFRSLLSSKCHAVSKAVVTQNNTKLGSNVNYDGQSRKPLKVTQALFNILPKEHPFGNATWESCAVVGNGGILANSSCGEEINLAQFVIRCNLPPLDKRYEKDVGNKTNLVTANPSILLEKYSGLMERRRPFLESLRPYGQALLLLPAFSYGQNTAVSLRAFYTLEDLGSNSPLPVFLNPDYLRTLSNFWRERGLNSVRPSTGLIMASLALEICSNVHLYGFWPFSKHPYGNQPIPNHYYDNRESKKNVHSMPTEFEHLMNLHKQGMIRIHLGECQPTHN from the exons ATGCACGTTATGAGGACTCTTATGCTGTGCAGGCTCTTTCCTATCATCCTTCTGTGCTCCTTATGCAGTGTGGTCATCTGGATATTCCACTTTAACAA TAATGTAATGCCACAGCCCTCAAATGGGATTCCTCAAAAAAGGCCAGAAAAACCATTTTGGAGAATTGG AGACAATGTATTAATTGCCAAGGCACTGGAAAATTACTCAGACAAATGGAAAAAACACGAGGCAAACTTTACAAGATTCAG GTCCTTACTAAGTAGCAAATGCCATGCTGTGTCAAAGGCTGTGGTCACACAGAATAACACCAAACTCGGGTCAAATGTTAATTATGATGGACAGAGCAGAAAGCCACTAAAGGTGACACAAGCCCTGTTCAACATTTTGCCTAAG gagcACCCCTTCGGAAATGCAACCTGGGAGTCATGTGCTGTGGTGGGGAATGGAGGTATTCTGGCCAATAGCAGCTGTGGAGAAGAAATAAATTTAGCCCAGTTTGTCATTCG ATGTAACCTTCCACCACTGGATAAGAGATATGAGAAAGATGTGGGCAACAAAACTAACCTGGTGACTGCAAATCCCAGCATCCTCCTTGAGAA GTACAGTGGACTTATGGAGCGTCGACGTCCATTTTTGGAAAGCCTTCGTCCTTATGGACAAGCTTTATTGCTATTGCCAGCCTTCTCCTATGGTCAGAACACAGCTGTATCCTTGCGTGCTTTTTACACACTCGAGGACCTTGGCAGCAACAGCCCTCTGCCCGTTTTCCTGAATCCAGATTACTTGAGGACGTTGTCAAACTTTTGGCGTGAACGAGGCCTTAACTCAGTTCGTCCAAGCACAGGACTCATCATGGCCAGCTTAGCACTAGAAATCTGTTCAAATGTCCATTTGTATGGTTTTTGGCCTTTTAGTAAACATCCATATGGCAATCAGCCGATCCCCAACCATTACTATGATAATCGAGAGAGCAAGAAGAACGTGCATTCGATGCCAACCGAATTTGAACATTTAATGAATCTTCACAAGCAAGGCATGATTCGCATACACCTTGGCGAGTGTCAACCCACTCACAATTAA